The following coding sequences lie in one Crassostrea angulata isolate pt1a10 chromosome 10, ASM2561291v2, whole genome shotgun sequence genomic window:
- the LOC128166920 gene encoding uncharacterized protein LOC128166920 isoform X4, translating into MDKETPEAALPPMMGDLLEYFETRNHSLDKAEVNHSLCLDNKFTSAITFNGVPILPPVMTQKRKEEMAGYRRQAVQRETRRRTMQREQLVAKVQSIVSEVEKEFSLKCRSRLPRTANISRLLEKRASSRGVSESTCSSPVGSDSASVRMSPAPSFKNSAPESTNTGSRAQSRLQDRGSSQPDTTSKSVSSKREHAETSRSQVSKKAEEKNVSAQKSEAKPNLSENNVKKKVSSINVKSQTTEPVKEKIDSKTAKTTQPNSKSKQSQIPKPVQNQNQNKALSNLKRASSMSSLPNFAKIEGLPTPKPPTSPKNKQQLRRARLGLSGQYSISQPDLRDIDKSDSETSISSQSQVEETASRRRKRLLKSVQHSVSNPDLASAGLSPDSSPSVQEQKSKMSPKTKLSSSTSVPNLTLVGKSKKKKSLSQRDAEKSTAQNTQQKSQSKGSHGAKPKTPVPRSKPSQIKEDAKEERLDSLSDLTSLENCNSLPQEFAGMPLSSVRQQQISHVLAKLSQCLNIQDTMSTMNSTGSSGHDTVEIRQQITDQILASAGIQPGSVQAQLFLNQYNIQQEASENTADESLTSNTQTPSSHNSSAVSSEPVSSSSGGNRTQTSTASNSIMSSGGSASGGQQQNKRMSPKGAKSKVHFSSFLTEISTSASQSLEGRISVRKMDITPQNSPRVSVDTVDGLQTVDSQEKLKLKIAPKNSDDLGLGSGPQVSGENISEEPESMLSKVALSPETDESSPGTPKDIFSKGLPFHGYGNELEHNTSDKENEFKGKSMVGTSEGFVQTNVSSSSHVDTQGSVKESVRSDESSQCSTLKASQDLLKSRDSGFGNTKSSVSDSRSGSQASNSQKVLGGSRNTSMKTDKTQPSVTSSENLSSQHPSVSQLRPNTADSIYRVQTQGIRSKAEAKRAQLNSKPVHQASPAVVPAESHEFVTSRTDNKGPASRSAQRKLNMDAEVKNGYEKSRAQNISIDTSTEQEGKAEHIQKYLSQVQSQREASPVNTGMPSDMPPLGTPADITAAIQSFTSSLQSLESMSEEELIQIQAEHFDKIRKFLIEQQRQQLEELFVIQRREQMELQNDIASYQNNIKKQDFSNVSYLSNSTQLSQPNLQHSPENNAVYNSDPVEQPFNISHISHHGNTTGKDKYHDTIPKHYAYISSPSLYFNPKDRDNNSDISTFSRATPKQSLQFVNHSTPSPKSFKPLVHSPVKQPSSSRHSKPVRIPDRVFDDDLQPCFERVSAYVKGYLTRRLLKTEKVQEIVRTIQDTKQFAYSFQTETPIKRGVFSHQDRDLLDRIIAQLQAALLDIHEIFFEIPVHERMALIAHSRQLMEEKRLRDSNSIRASVSTSHPRISSATLKAMERKRKANDSEVSGNLRPQSAPAETPVPRHSSSHNANQSIDFSEPMRRHFQSLLSRALKPIQGQTTATNPARETSKSRPGVILSKPVSLAATKAKRPVSAGATVTGKTTSAKPSTSNVKAKAAAIKAKFAAKPASAWR; encoded by the exons ATGACacagaaaagaaaagaagaaatgGCTGGTTATCGTCGGCAGGCTGTTCAGCGCGAGACACGCAGGAGAACAATGCAGCGAGAACAGTTGGTGGCCAAAGTACAGTCCATTGTGTCGGAGGTAGAG AaggaattttccttaaaatgcCGCTCTCGATTGCCGCGGACAGCTAACATATCCCGACTCCTT GAGAAAAGAGCCTCCAGCCGAGGAGTGTCTGAGTCTACATGCTCCTCCCCTGTGGGTTCCGACAGTGCATCAGTAAGAATGTCTCCAGCACCCAGCTTTAAAAACTCAGCCCCGGAGTCTACGAACACAGGGTCCAGAGCTCAGTCCCGACTGCAGGACCGTGGATCGTCTCAGCCAGATACTACCAGTAAAAGTGTCAGTTCAAAGAGAGAGCATGCAGAGACTTCAAGATCACAAGTTTCCAAAAAGGcggaagaaaaaaatgtgtcaGCTCAGAAAAGTGAGGCAAAACCAAACTTAAGTGAGAACAATGTGAAGAAAAAAGTTTCTTCAATCAATGTGAAATCACAAACAACTGAACCTGTGAAGGAAAAAATTGATTCTAAGACAGCAAAGACAACTCAGCCTAACAGCAAATCCAAGCAGTCCCAAATACCAAAACCGGTTCAAAACCAGAACCAGAATAAAGCCCTGAGTAACCTGAAAAGAGCCAGTTCAATGTCCTCTCTTccaaattttgcaaagattgaGGGTTTGCCAACTCCAAAACCTCCAACGTCTCCAAAGAACAAGCAACAGCTGAGGAGGGCCAGGCTTGGTTTATCAGGACAGTATTCTATATCACAGCCTGACCTAAGGGACATTGACAAATCAGACTCAGAAACATCAATCTCTTCACAGTCACAGGTGGAGGAAACTGCTTCTCGAAGAAGAAAGAGACTCTTGAAATCAGTACAGCACAGTGTTTCTAATCCTGATCTGGCTTCTGCTGGTTTGTCACCAGACAGCAGTCCATCAGTTCAGGAGCAGAAGAGCAAAATGTCTCCCAAGACAAAATTATCTAGTTCCACAAGTGTTCCAAATTTAACATTGGTAGGAAAGTCCAAGAAAAAGAAGTCTCTATCACAGAGAGATGCAGAAAAATCTACGGCCCAGAATACCCAGCAGAAATCACAGAGTAAGGGCAGTCATGGTGCAAAACCCAAAACCCCAGTACCACGCAGTAAACCGTCTCAAATTAAAGAAGATGCTAAGGAAGAAAGACTTGATTCATTGTCTGATTTGACATCTTTGGAGAACTGCAATTCACTACCACAGGAATTTGCAGGAATGCCTCTGTCTTCAGTACGGCAACAGCAGATAAGTCATGTGCTTGCCAAATTATCGCAGTGTTTAAACATTCAGGACACCATGAGTACAATGAATTCTACTGGGTCATCAGGACATGATACTGTGGAGATTCGACAGCAAATTACAGATCAGATTCTAGCATCAGCAGGAATACAACCTGGGTCTGTTCAAGCTCAGTTATTCTTAAATCAGTATAACATTCAGCAAGAGGCATCTGAAAACACAGCAGATGAATCGTTAACATCAAATACACAGACTCCATCTTCACATAACTCTAGTGCAGTCAGTTCTGAGCCGGTCAGTTCCAGTAGTGGTGGAAATAGAACTCAAACGAGTACAGCTTCGAACTCCATAATGAGTTCCGGAGGCTCGGCATCAGGGGGTCAACAACAGAACAAGAGAATGAGTCCAAAAGGAGCCAAAAGCAAAGTTCATTTCTCTTCATTTTTGACGGAGATAAGCACCAGTGCAAGTCAGTCTTTGGAGGGTAGAATTTCTGTGAGAAAAATGGACATCACTCCTCAGAACAGTCCGCGGGTGAGTGTAGATACAGTGGACGGTCTGCAAACTGTCGATTCACAGGAAAAATTGAAACTCAAGATTGCGCCAAAAAACTCGGATGACCTGGGGTTGGGCTCTGGGCCTCAGGTCAGTGGCGAGAACATTTCCGAGGAACCAGAGTCTATGTTGAGCAAAGTGGCCCTGAGTCCCGAAACCGACGAGTCCTCTCCTGGGACTCCCAAGGATATATTCAGTAAAGGTCTTCCATTTCATGGATATGGAAATGAACTTGAACACAATACCTCtgacaaagaaaatgaattcaaaGGGAAATCCATGGTTGGGACTTCAGAAGGATTTGTGCAGACTAATGTGTCTTCGTCTTCCCATGTTGATACTCAAGGCAGTGTGAAAGAAAGTGTGAGATCTGACGAAAGTAGTCAATGTAGTACACTCAAAGCTAGTCAAGATCTACTCAAAAGTCGAGATTCGGGGTTTGGAAATACCAAATCATCGGTATCAGATTCAAGAAGTGGGAGTCAAGCTTCAAACTCACAAAAAGTATTAGGAGGCAGTAGAAATACAAGCATGAAAACTGACAAAACCCAACCCAGTGTGACATCAAGTGAAAATCTTTCATCCCAGCATCCATCAGTATCACAACTTAGACCCAACACAGCAGATTCTATTTACAGAGTACAGACTCAGGGAATTCGTAGCAAAGCAGAAGCAAAGAGAGCACAGCTGAACTCTAAGCCGGTCCACCAGGCGTCACCAGCAGTTGTACCTGCTGAGTCCCACGAGTTTGTAACCAGTAGAACAGACAACAAGGGACCAGCCTCACGTTCTGCTCAAAGAAAACTCAACATGGACGCAGAAGTGAAAAATGGATACGAAAAGTCACGTGCACAAAATATATCCATAGATACCTCAACTGAACAAGAGGGTAAGGCAGAACATATACAGAAGTACCTCTCTCAGGTTCAGAGCCAGAGAGAGGCTTCTCCAGTGAATACTGGGATGCCGTCAGACATGCCCCCTTTGGGAACCCCCGCTGACATCACAGCAGCTATTCAGTCCTTTACCTCAAGTCTCCAGTCCCTTGAAAGTATGTCTGAAGAAGAACTGATACAGATTCAAGCCGAGCATTTTGACAAAATCcgtaaatttttaattgaacaacagAGACAGCAGTTGGAGGAACTTTTTGTTATCCAAAGAAGAGAGCAAATGGAATTACAGAATGATATTGCGAGTTATCAGAATAATATAAAAAAGCAAGACTTTAGCAATGTTTCTTACCTCAGCAACAGCACTCAGCTCAGTCAACCAAACCTTCAGCACTCACCGGAAAACAACGCAGTTTATAATTCAGACCCTGTGGAGCAA cCTTTCAACATCAGCCATATAAGTCACCATGGAAATACCACAGGAAAAGACAAATACCATGACACAATCCCCAAGCATTATGCCTATATATCTAGTCCAAGTCTTTACTTCAATCCCAAGGACCGGGATAACAACTCAGACATCAGTACCTTCAGCCGAGCCACTCCCAAACAGTCCCTCCAGTTCGTCAATCATTCCACCCCTTCACCCAAATCCTTCAAACCTCTCGTCCATTCACCTGTAAAACAGCCATCTTCATCCAGACACAGTAAACCAGTCAGGATTCCAGATAGG GTTTTTGATGATGACCTTCAGCCTTGTTTTGAGCGAGTTTCAGCCTACGTCAAGGGTTACTTAACCAGGAGACTGCTAAAGACAGAGAAAGTCCAGGAAATTGTCAGAACTATACAG GACACCAAGCAGTTTGCGTACAGTTTTCAGACAGAGACCCCCATCAAGAGAGGTGTTTTCTCTCATCAAGACAGGGATCTGCTTGACAGGATCATAGCTCAG CTGCAGGCAGCTTTGCTGGACATCCATGAGATTTTCTTTGAGATTCCTGTTCATGAAAGAATGGCTCTTATAGCTCACTCTAGACAGCTGATGGAAGAAAAGAGGCTTAGAGACAGT aactCTATTAGAGCTAGTGTCTCTACCTCTCATCCAAGGATCAGTTCAGCCACTCTTAAGGCTATGGAAAGAAAGCGAAAAGCAAA TGACTCTGAAGTGAGCGGTAACTTGCGTCCCCAGTCTGCCCCGGCCGAGACCCCTGTACCCAGACACAGCTCTAGTCACAATGCTAACCAGTCCATAGACTTCAG TGAGCCAATGAGACGTCACTTCCAATCTCTCTTATCTAGGGCATTGAAACCAATCCAAGGACAGACAACTGCAACCAACCCTGCCAG aGAGACAAGCAAGTCCAGACCTGGTGTTATTCTGAGCAAGCCGGTGTCACTAGCAGCTACCAAGGCCAAGCGACCAGTGTCAGCTGGGGCAACAG ttaCCGGGAAAACTACATCAGCAAAGCCCTCTACTAGCAATGTCAAAGCGAAAGCCGCCGCTATCAAGGCGAAGTTTGCAGCAAAGCCAGCGAGTGCATGGAGGTGA
- the LOC128166920 gene encoding uncharacterized protein LOC128166920 isoform X1 yields MTTQNMGLDHMSVNGSQDTNQFQRIRERVLRMAALPPMMGDLLEYFETRNHSLDKAEVNHSLCLDNKFTSAITFNGVPILPPVMTQKRKEEMAGYRRQAVQRETRRRTMQREQLVAKVQSIVSEVEKEFSLKCRSRLPRTANISRLLEKRASSRGVSESTCSSPVGSDSASVRMSPAPSFKNSAPESTNTGSRAQSRLQDRGSSQPDTTSKSVSSKREHAETSRSQVSKKAEEKNVSAQKSEAKPNLSENNVKKKVSSINVKSQTTEPVKEKIDSKTAKTTQPNSKSKQSQIPKPVQNQNQNKALSNLKRASSMSSLPNFAKIEGLPTPKPPTSPKNKQQLRRARLGLSGQYSISQPDLRDIDKSDSETSISSQSQVEETASRRRKRLLKSVQHSVSNPDLASAGLSPDSSPSVQEQKSKMSPKTKLSSSTSVPNLTLVGKSKKKKSLSQRDAEKSTAQNTQQKSQSKGSHGAKPKTPVPRSKPSQIKEDAKEERLDSLSDLTSLENCNSLPQEFAGMPLSSVRQQQISHVLAKLSQCLNIQDTMSTMNSTGSSGHDTVEIRQQITDQILASAGIQPGSVQAQLFLNQYNIQQEASENTADESLTSNTQTPSSHNSSAVSSEPVSSSSGGNRTQTSTASNSIMSSGGSASGGQQQNKRMSPKGAKSKVHFSSFLTEISTSASQSLEGRISVRKMDITPQNSPRVSVDTVDGLQTVDSQEKLKLKIAPKNSDDLGLGSGPQVSGENISEEPESMLSKVALSPETDESSPGTPKDIFSKGLPFHGYGNELEHNTSDKENEFKGKSMVGTSEGFVQTNVSSSSHVDTQGSVKESVRSDESSQCSTLKASQDLLKSRDSGFGNTKSSVSDSRSGSQASNSQKVLGGSRNTSMKTDKTQPSVTSSENLSSQHPSVSQLRPNTADSIYRVQTQGIRSKAEAKRAQLNSKPVHQASPAVVPAESHEFVTSRTDNKGPASRSAQRKLNMDAEVKNGYEKSRAQNISIDTSTEQEGKAEHIQKYLSQVQSQREASPVNTGMPSDMPPLGTPADITAAIQSFTSSLQSLESMSEEELIQIQAEHFDKIRKFLIEQQRQQLEELFVIQRREQMELQNDIASYQNNIKKQDFSNVSYLSNSTQLSQPNLQHSPENNAVYNSDPVEQPFNISHISHHGNTTGKDKYHDTIPKHYAYISSPSLYFNPKDRDNNSDISTFSRATPKQSLQFVNHSTPSPKSFKPLVHSPVKQPSSSRHSKPVRIPDRVFDDDLQPCFERVSAYVKGYLTRRLLKTEKVQEIVRTIQDTKQFAYSFQTETPIKRGVFSHQDRDLLDRIIAQLQAALLDIHEIFFEIPVHERMALIAHSRQLMEEKRLRDSNSIRASVSTSHPRISSATLKAMERKRKANDSEVSGNLRPQSAPAETPVPRHSSSHNANQSIDFSEPMRRHFQSLLSRALKPIQGQTTATNPARETSKSRPGVILSKPVSLAATKAKRPVSAGATVTGKTTSAKPSTSNVKAKAAAIKAKFAAKPASAWR; encoded by the exons ATGACacagaaaagaaaagaagaaatgGCTGGTTATCGTCGGCAGGCTGTTCAGCGCGAGACACGCAGGAGAACAATGCAGCGAGAACAGTTGGTGGCCAAAGTACAGTCCATTGTGTCGGAGGTAGAG AaggaattttccttaaaatgcCGCTCTCGATTGCCGCGGACAGCTAACATATCCCGACTCCTT GAGAAAAGAGCCTCCAGCCGAGGAGTGTCTGAGTCTACATGCTCCTCCCCTGTGGGTTCCGACAGTGCATCAGTAAGAATGTCTCCAGCACCCAGCTTTAAAAACTCAGCCCCGGAGTCTACGAACACAGGGTCCAGAGCTCAGTCCCGACTGCAGGACCGTGGATCGTCTCAGCCAGATACTACCAGTAAAAGTGTCAGTTCAAAGAGAGAGCATGCAGAGACTTCAAGATCACAAGTTTCCAAAAAGGcggaagaaaaaaatgtgtcaGCTCAGAAAAGTGAGGCAAAACCAAACTTAAGTGAGAACAATGTGAAGAAAAAAGTTTCTTCAATCAATGTGAAATCACAAACAACTGAACCTGTGAAGGAAAAAATTGATTCTAAGACAGCAAAGACAACTCAGCCTAACAGCAAATCCAAGCAGTCCCAAATACCAAAACCGGTTCAAAACCAGAACCAGAATAAAGCCCTGAGTAACCTGAAAAGAGCCAGTTCAATGTCCTCTCTTccaaattttgcaaagattgaGGGTTTGCCAACTCCAAAACCTCCAACGTCTCCAAAGAACAAGCAACAGCTGAGGAGGGCCAGGCTTGGTTTATCAGGACAGTATTCTATATCACAGCCTGACCTAAGGGACATTGACAAATCAGACTCAGAAACATCAATCTCTTCACAGTCACAGGTGGAGGAAACTGCTTCTCGAAGAAGAAAGAGACTCTTGAAATCAGTACAGCACAGTGTTTCTAATCCTGATCTGGCTTCTGCTGGTTTGTCACCAGACAGCAGTCCATCAGTTCAGGAGCAGAAGAGCAAAATGTCTCCCAAGACAAAATTATCTAGTTCCACAAGTGTTCCAAATTTAACATTGGTAGGAAAGTCCAAGAAAAAGAAGTCTCTATCACAGAGAGATGCAGAAAAATCTACGGCCCAGAATACCCAGCAGAAATCACAGAGTAAGGGCAGTCATGGTGCAAAACCCAAAACCCCAGTACCACGCAGTAAACCGTCTCAAATTAAAGAAGATGCTAAGGAAGAAAGACTTGATTCATTGTCTGATTTGACATCTTTGGAGAACTGCAATTCACTACCACAGGAATTTGCAGGAATGCCTCTGTCTTCAGTACGGCAACAGCAGATAAGTCATGTGCTTGCCAAATTATCGCAGTGTTTAAACATTCAGGACACCATGAGTACAATGAATTCTACTGGGTCATCAGGACATGATACTGTGGAGATTCGACAGCAAATTACAGATCAGATTCTAGCATCAGCAGGAATACAACCTGGGTCTGTTCAAGCTCAGTTATTCTTAAATCAGTATAACATTCAGCAAGAGGCATCTGAAAACACAGCAGATGAATCGTTAACATCAAATACACAGACTCCATCTTCACATAACTCTAGTGCAGTCAGTTCTGAGCCGGTCAGTTCCAGTAGTGGTGGAAATAGAACTCAAACGAGTACAGCTTCGAACTCCATAATGAGTTCCGGAGGCTCGGCATCAGGGGGTCAACAACAGAACAAGAGAATGAGTCCAAAAGGAGCCAAAAGCAAAGTTCATTTCTCTTCATTTTTGACGGAGATAAGCACCAGTGCAAGTCAGTCTTTGGAGGGTAGAATTTCTGTGAGAAAAATGGACATCACTCCTCAGAACAGTCCGCGGGTGAGTGTAGATACAGTGGACGGTCTGCAAACTGTCGATTCACAGGAAAAATTGAAACTCAAGATTGCGCCAAAAAACTCGGATGACCTGGGGTTGGGCTCTGGGCCTCAGGTCAGTGGCGAGAACATTTCCGAGGAACCAGAGTCTATGTTGAGCAAAGTGGCCCTGAGTCCCGAAACCGACGAGTCCTCTCCTGGGACTCCCAAGGATATATTCAGTAAAGGTCTTCCATTTCATGGATATGGAAATGAACTTGAACACAATACCTCtgacaaagaaaatgaattcaaaGGGAAATCCATGGTTGGGACTTCAGAAGGATTTGTGCAGACTAATGTGTCTTCGTCTTCCCATGTTGATACTCAAGGCAGTGTGAAAGAAAGTGTGAGATCTGACGAAAGTAGTCAATGTAGTACACTCAAAGCTAGTCAAGATCTACTCAAAAGTCGAGATTCGGGGTTTGGAAATACCAAATCATCGGTATCAGATTCAAGAAGTGGGAGTCAAGCTTCAAACTCACAAAAAGTATTAGGAGGCAGTAGAAATACAAGCATGAAAACTGACAAAACCCAACCCAGTGTGACATCAAGTGAAAATCTTTCATCCCAGCATCCATCAGTATCACAACTTAGACCCAACACAGCAGATTCTATTTACAGAGTACAGACTCAGGGAATTCGTAGCAAAGCAGAAGCAAAGAGAGCACAGCTGAACTCTAAGCCGGTCCACCAGGCGTCACCAGCAGTTGTACCTGCTGAGTCCCACGAGTTTGTAACCAGTAGAACAGACAACAAGGGACCAGCCTCACGTTCTGCTCAAAGAAAACTCAACATGGACGCAGAAGTGAAAAATGGATACGAAAAGTCACGTGCACAAAATATATCCATAGATACCTCAACTGAACAAGAGGGTAAGGCAGAACATATACAGAAGTACCTCTCTCAGGTTCAGAGCCAGAGAGAGGCTTCTCCAGTGAATACTGGGATGCCGTCAGACATGCCCCCTTTGGGAACCCCCGCTGACATCACAGCAGCTATTCAGTCCTTTACCTCAAGTCTCCAGTCCCTTGAAAGTATGTCTGAAGAAGAACTGATACAGATTCAAGCCGAGCATTTTGACAAAATCcgtaaatttttaattgaacaacagAGACAGCAGTTGGAGGAACTTTTTGTTATCCAAAGAAGAGAGCAAATGGAATTACAGAATGATATTGCGAGTTATCAGAATAATATAAAAAAGCAAGACTTTAGCAATGTTTCTTACCTCAGCAACAGCACTCAGCTCAGTCAACCAAACCTTCAGCACTCACCGGAAAACAACGCAGTTTATAATTCAGACCCTGTGGAGCAA cCTTTCAACATCAGCCATATAAGTCACCATGGAAATACCACAGGAAAAGACAAATACCATGACACAATCCCCAAGCATTATGCCTATATATCTAGTCCAAGTCTTTACTTCAATCCCAAGGACCGGGATAACAACTCAGACATCAGTACCTTCAGCCGAGCCACTCCCAAACAGTCCCTCCAGTTCGTCAATCATTCCACCCCTTCACCCAAATCCTTCAAACCTCTCGTCCATTCACCTGTAAAACAGCCATCTTCATCCAGACACAGTAAACCAGTCAGGATTCCAGATAGG GTTTTTGATGATGACCTTCAGCCTTGTTTTGAGCGAGTTTCAGCCTACGTCAAGGGTTACTTAACCAGGAGACTGCTAAAGACAGAGAAAGTCCAGGAAATTGTCAGAACTATACAG GACACCAAGCAGTTTGCGTACAGTTTTCAGACAGAGACCCCCATCAAGAGAGGTGTTTTCTCTCATCAAGACAGGGATCTGCTTGACAGGATCATAGCTCAG CTGCAGGCAGCTTTGCTGGACATCCATGAGATTTTCTTTGAGATTCCTGTTCATGAAAGAATGGCTCTTATAGCTCACTCTAGACAGCTGATGGAAGAAAAGAGGCTTAGAGACAGT aactCTATTAGAGCTAGTGTCTCTACCTCTCATCCAAGGATCAGTTCAGCCACTCTTAAGGCTATGGAAAGAAAGCGAAAAGCAAA TGACTCTGAAGTGAGCGGTAACTTGCGTCCCCAGTCTGCCCCGGCCGAGACCCCTGTACCCAGACACAGCTCTAGTCACAATGCTAACCAGTCCATAGACTTCAG TGAGCCAATGAGACGTCACTTCCAATCTCTCTTATCTAGGGCATTGAAACCAATCCAAGGACAGACAACTGCAACCAACCCTGCCAG aGAGACAAGCAAGTCCAGACCTGGTGTTATTCTGAGCAAGCCGGTGTCACTAGCAGCTACCAAGGCCAAGCGACCAGTGTCAGCTGGGGCAACAG ttaCCGGGAAAACTACATCAGCAAAGCCCTCTACTAGCAATGTCAAAGCGAAAGCCGCCGCTATCAAGGCGAAGTTTGCAGCAAAGCCAGCGAGTGCATGGAGGTGA